In a single window of the Bos taurus isolate L1 Dominette 01449 registration number 42190680 breed Hereford chromosome 23, ARS-UCD2.0, whole genome shotgun sequence genome:
- the OR2W4 gene encoding olfactory receptor family 2 subfamily W member 4, translating into MEKSNDSSEYGFILVGFSDRPKLEMVLFIVNFTLYSVAVLGNSAIILVCILDSRLHTPMYFFLANLSFLDLCFSTSCVPQMLVNLWGPDKTISYAGCVVQLFSFLSVGGVECLLLAVMAYDRYAAVCRPLYYTVIMHPQLCLRLVAVAWGSGLVNAIVMSPLTMTLSRCGQRRVNHFLCEMPALIKMACVDARAVEMLGFTFAILIVLLPLTLILVSYGYIAAAVLRIKSAAGRRKAFNTCSSHLTVVSLFYGSIIYMYMQPGNSSSQDQGKFLTLFYNLVTPMLNPLIYTLRNKEVKGALKKVLGRQQ; encoded by the coding sequence ATGGAAAAATCCAATGACAGCTCAGAGTACGGTTTTATCTTAGTGGGCTTCTCTGATCGTCCCAAGCTGGAGATGGTGCTCTTCATAGTAAATTTTACTCTGTATTCAGTGGCTGTCCTGGGAAATTCAGCCATAATCCTTGTGTGTATATTAGACTCTCGACTTCATACACCAATGTACTTCTTTCTGGCAAATCTTTCCTTTTTAGATCTCTGCTTCAGTACTAGCTGTGTCCCCCAGATGCTGGTTAACCTCTGGGGCCCTGATAAGACCATCAGCTATGCGGGCTGTGTTGTCcagcttttctctttcctttctgttggAGGAGTAGAGTGCCTCCTTCTGGCtgtcatggcctatgaccgctatgctGCAGTCTGCAGGCCCTTGTATTATACGGTCATTATGCACCCCCAGCTGTGCTTACGACTGGTGGCTGTGGCCTGGGGAAGTGGGCTGGTCAATGCCATCGTCATGTCCCCACTGACAATGACTCTCTCCAGATGTGGTCAGCGACGAGTTAACCATTTCCTCTGTGAAATGCCGGCCCTGATCAAGATGGCTTGTGTGGACGCTCGTGCAGTGGAAATGCTGGGCTTCACCTTTGCCATTCTCATTGTCCTACTGCCCCTCACTCTTATTCTTGTCTCCTACGGCTACATCGCAGCAGCTGTGCTGAGGATCAAGTCAGCTGCTGGGCGCCGGAAGGCCTTCAATACCTGTAGCTCCCATCTCACTGTGGTCTCCTTGTTCTATGGGAGcatcatttatatgtatatgcagCCAGGAAACAGCTCTTCCCAAGACCAAGGCAAGTTTCTCACCCTCTTCTACAACCTGGTGACTCCCATGTTGAATCCACTCATCTACACTTTAAGGAATAAGGAGGTGAAAGGGGCGCTGAAAAAGGTTTTGGGGAGGCAACAATGA